The following DNA comes from Streptomyces sp. Ag109_O5-10.
GTAGCAGCCGGGATCGGTGGTGCGGACCATCTGGACGGCCCACTCGGTGATCGCGGGCTGGGCGGCGGCGAACCCGCCGGTGAACCAGCGCTCGGGCGAGGTCCGGGCGATCGGGTCGAGACCGTTCGTCCGTACGATCACGCCGCGCTGCCGGAACTCGTCCGGCGTCCCGAACCGGGGCGAGGCGGCGACCAGCGCCAGCGAGGCGATCCGCTCCGGGTGCCGCAGCGCCAGCTCGACGCCGACGGCTCCGCCCAGCGCGCAGCCCGCGTAGCCGAAGCGCTGTACACCGAAGGAGTCCAGCGTGGCCAGCAGCCGGGTGGTCAGCTCGGCCACGGAACCGGCCGGGTGCGCCGGGGCGCCGCCGTGTCCCGGCAGGTCGTAGCGGAAGACCCGCCACTGCTGGACCAGCTCCGGGATCTGCCGGTCCCACATGTGCCATGTGGTACCCAGTGAGGGACCCAAGATCAGGACCGGAGCGTCTTCTGGCCCGTCAAAGCGGTATTGCAGGGTGTTCGGTGGTGTCTCACTCACGCCCCAGACCCTCTCACGTCTCACGGACGCCCCTATAACGCGGGGGCGCGGGAAACCGGTCTGACCAGGTTGAAGACCTCGCGGGCGGCATACCGCTTGAGGCATCGGATGATCTCGCGTCGGGTCTTGCCCTCCTGGGTGCGGCGTTCGTAGTACGCCTGGGTGCGCGGGTCGTGGCGCAGGCGGGTGAACACGATGCGGTGCAGGGCCGCGTTCGCCTGCCGGTCGCCGCCGTGGTTGAGGCGGCGCGTGCGCCGCCGGCCGGAGGAGTACTCGATAGGGCTGACTCCGCAAAGGGCAGCAAAGGACGCCTCGGTGTTCAGCCGCTCGGGGTTGTCTCCCATAGTGATCAGGAGAGTGACGGCGCTGTCCGGGCCGATGCCCACCGGTACGAGCAGCTGGGGGGCGTGGCGCTCGACGAGCCGGGTCAGGCGCTGGTTCAGCTCATCGATCTGCCCTGTGAGCTGCTCAACGCGCTCGGCGAGCATGCGCAACGTCAGGTGGGTGGCCTGGGTCACCGCGTCCTCGTCTCCCCCACCGCCGGGTAGGCCGAGGCGTGCGCAGGTGCGGAACAGCTCGCGGTTGCCCAGGCTGGACAGCCGTTCCCGCAGGGCGGGATCGGCGATTACCAGGACGGCTTTGAGCTGGTTGATCGCCTGGGTACGGGCCTTGACCGCGGAGTCCTTGGCGAGCTTGAACAACCGGGCACTGTGCACCGGACCGTCGCCGGACTTGGCCCGGGCCCGGGCGCGGCCACTGAGCACGGCCCGCGCGGCGGCCTGCGCGTCGAGCGGGTCCGACTTCCCCAGTAGCCGGCGGGCTGAGCGGTCGGGGCGGTTCACTTCGTATACCTCGACCTGCTGCGCCAGCAGGTAGCGGGACAGGCCCGCGCCGAAGGTGCCGGTGCCCTCCACACCGGCCCGGCGCACCGTCCCCCGCTTGCGGGCCCACACGAGCAGCTGCCGATAGCCGGCCGCCGTCGCGGGAAAGGACTCCGTTCCCAGGATCT
Coding sequences within:
- a CDS encoding IS110 family transposase → MTTRQRSTSSSTDPPVRREVVLGVDTHGEVHVAAVISPLGKILGTESFPATAAGYRQLLVWARKRGTVRRAGVEGTGTFGAGLSRYLLAQQVEVYEVNRPDRSARRLLGKSDPLDAQAAARAVLSGRARARAKSGDGPVHSARLFKLAKDSAVKARTQAINQLKAVLVIADPALRERLSSLGNRELFRTCARLGLPGGGGDEDAVTQATHLTLRMLAERVEQLTGQIDELNQRLTRLVERHAPQLLVPVGIGPDSAVTLLITMGDNPERLNTEASFAALCGVSPIEYSSGRRRTRRLNHGGDRQANAALHRIVFTRLRHDPRTQAYYERRTQEGKTRREIIRCLKRYAAREVFNLVRPVSRAPAL